Below is a genomic region from Nitrosopumilus sp. b3.
GTAAAATCTCTACCAACTTTGGAAAAACAATTGAAAAACCCTACCATTGTTTATGAAAATAATTTTGGCGACTTTTAGAGATAGGGCCCAAACAAAGCTAATCCTACCAAAGTCATTCCGATTCCTGCAAGAACTAATTTTGCAATAGAAATTTTTGAGAGTTTCATAAAAATAAACCAACAAGTAATGGTGCTATTATTACGCCGCACATTACTGCAACTTTGAGATAGTCTTTACGTTGAAGTGGCTGCATCTTTTCTCTGCGAAATAATTTGCTTTTGCGTAAATTCATGGTGGTTCTAAATTGTGGTTTCTCCTTCGTCACCTGTTGCAATATCTACTGCACGTAAAATCTGGGAGACAAAAATTTTTCCAACCCTTCCATTATCTTTGATAATTCCTATAACTTCATCTTCTTTTGCATCTGCAATTATTGCATCAATTTTGTATTTGTCATTGAACTGTGGTGTAAAAATCTCACTTCCTTTTGATGCGTGAATTTCTGGACCTGGTCTCTTTCCCCTACCTCTGACTTTGGATACGGTGAGACCGCCTATGCCTATTTTTTTAAGTCCTTCACTGATCGCCATTACATCATTTTCGCCTAATATGACTTCAATTTTGAGCATTTAGTTATGGTATTGTCGATTACACAAATATAATTTCTGATTTTGATAACTAAATGATTATCAATTGATAATCGATTTTCGACATTGTTATTAGTTTTAAATTAAATACTTTGGATAATGGTACTTGATTCTGGGGATACAGCATGGATGCTCGTAGCTGGCAGTCTTGTACTTTTAATGATCCCTGCATTAGGTCTCTTTGAATCTGGATTATTAAGAAAAAAGAATGCAGCATCAATTTTCATGCAGATCTTCTTTGGCTTGGCATTACTTAGTGTAATGTGGTTCGTATTTGGATTTAGTTTATCATTTGGTGATTCTACTATGGGTCTGGTTGGAAATATGGATTGGGTATTTCTCAAAGGTGTTCCTTCTGATGCCCCATTAGAACAATATGCACCAACAATTCCTGGTGTGTTATTTGTAAAATTCCAATTAATGTTTGCAGCAATTACTCCTTTGTTACTTACAGGAACCATTGCTGAAAGAATGAAGTTTAGCTCATTTATCATATTTATCGCTGCATGGTCTATGCTGATTTACTATC
It encodes:
- a CDS encoding P-II family nitrogen regulator, which produces MLKIEVILGENDVMAISEGLKKIGIGGLTVSKVRGRGKRPGPEIHASKGSEIFTPQFNDKYKIDAIIADAKEDEVIGIIKDNGRVGKIFVSQILRAVDIATGDEGETTI